TATTCAGGTTATCAATATTCGATATTTTAGAGGTTTCATATTCTGTAAATGCTTGAGTATCATCTATTCTTTACAGGCTGAGCAAACGAGGCACAGACGTGGCAATCTCAAGGGGTAAAATACATTCATTGTTATATTCCCATGAAACATGATGGCAGTCACAGAATTTCAAAACTCCccaaaaaatgattaaaaaaaaataaagagaatataaTACAGAGAGTGAAACATTTGATCAAATTAACCCCCTGGGCCCTGACTCCTAATTGTCATAACTTAACTAATAGAAATTTGAACTACGAATTAACTTAGTAACTTCTGGTTTGTTtaccttattttaaaaataaggaaCCCAGCTTTCAGACCACTGAATCATGCTTAATATCAGATACTGCAAGTTTGAGTATTAACACAATACAGAGGATGCTCAACATTTCTAGTTATCGTGAACGTATCTCGAATACAGAGATATTAATtacatagtactccctccgtcccaaaagaatatgcactttgagttcgacacgagttttaatacaaaattagtaaagtaagagaggtgGAGAGAAAaggtaattaaagtattgttagtggagaatgagtcacaccttattagagagaaaagagtttccaaaattagaaagtgcatattcttgtgggacggactaaaaatcaaagagtgcatattcttgtgggacggaggtagtatatgcTATTTTACCTTGATGTTTGCATAGCACAGGAATGGCAGTTTtaagaacaaaaaaatgtaTGTACTTCAGAAATAAACCATTTTCAAACACAAGACCCAGCTTTAAACCCAAAGGTGAAGGGCAACCAGATGAAGCCGATTATATGTAAagaactaaataaatattccatCCCAAATTACTTgcaactaaataaatattctatcCCAAATTACTTACACGAGATATGATTGCATATAACTCTTGTTAAAACTTAATGCTTCATTTAGATCAATTGATAAACAAGTATGTCCGCAAGAGAAAGGTAACTCGCTACCACATTAACACACTTTTTTTGTGCCATTTGATAACATCTAGACAGCAGTAGAACACTGGAATTAATAGATTTCGAATAATAACCTTTTGTTTTACTTTCTTGAAGTCCAGAACACGCAAGGACTTCAACTTGTGGATAACATACAAACGGTAATTGGGTTTTTTCGTAATACTGTTGTCGAGTAAACTAAGGAACTGCAGCTTGGGAAGTGATGCAAGAGGATCGATCTCAGCCAAGTTAGTTAACCTATTGTTGGTGAGGACCAAGGTGTGCAATTTTGGCAAAAACTCTGCACAGTGTCCAAAACAAGAACTAAATAGCTCAAGGTTGTGCATAAAAGAATCCAAAGTAAGTAGCAGATTTTAATCTAGAATAGTGTTTATACCTCCAAGGTTAGGAGTGATGCGAGTGATTCGGTTATTGTTCAATAACAAGGTTCCTAGTCGATTCATGAGAGGGAAGTTCTCAAGCTTTACAATCTCATTATCAGATAAATCAACAGTGTCGAATTGGTCCtgttaattaaaatcattcatcactaaaagaaaaggaattgAATGTGAGTAAAGCTGAAATGGCCTAATGAAGTagaaaaggggaaaatttCACCTCAGTAGCACCAACGTTCTCTATTACAGCAATTTTGTTCCCTGCTCGGAAtcatagagagagagaaacacaACTCATTAGAGGCACAAACACACAACCAATTACAAAAACAGAGAATCTTCTAGTAATTTAAAAACGTTAGTAGGGTTTGAAAGAAGGAAACCTCGGAGATCGAGCTCTCGCTCGCGAACGGCATTGAAGAAATGGGGGCTCTTCCATATCAAATCCGCCGTTAATCGCACCATTTTCTCGCACTCTtgtttccctctctctcaaatttgaAGAGGCGGCAGCAGCAGGAAGCAGTAGGAGAAGAGTATAGTATTTTGCATAACAAATTATCTACTCGGCAGCTcctataattaaatgtttttagcaattgtaatttttaaattcaattagaaTAGTTTGATCCATTAATAGtgaaaagtagtagtagtagtactatattttttttggggggttATGCTTCCTATGggtaagaaaataaaaaatgaataaaagtagAACCGAACCTATGAATAGTAAAGATTGAAGAACATTGTCCCTGTGGAGAGCACGGTTATGCATGCTCTAACtggatttgaatatttgaggTTTTACAACAACTTTATATTGATGGTTTTGTTAGACCTTTCCTAAAGTGTGTCAAAATACGACACAATTATCTTCTCAACTTTGATTCTTTTGTTACGACAGAATAGAGCAATTGTGTAATCAAAACAAACAGAAACGTAAAGAGACACataatttacgtggttcatcAACGTTGCGTTGACTACGTCCACGGGCGGAAACGAAGAACATATATTAGATATTATTCAGACACTGCTGGAAAGAGCGTGATGTATTATTTTCCAGGCTGGGTTGACAAGGAAGTTTTGGTGTTTTCAGATTACAGAGTTCTGTGCcctactcctatataaatagGTACACAGCGAGACTCCCGTTCGACTAGCGACAAACTATACgaattcaaggcatactaacatctttgctcttctactttattttctccctaattaattgtgtaaatattactccattttcttaaatcttggtAATAGTAAAACTAAAGAAATACtgctactactattattattatttgagtaGGTCCCTCCCttttattagtagtacattcgtccataattaaataggtactactacaactaattttgatatcttcataattaaatactcttatttcattattgtagtactattaatttttaaaaaaatgtctaACACCTCTATTTCTAGTTTCGAATTGTGGAGGTAGATTCGACTTGTGTTTCATATACAACTCGATCTCCTTATAATTTGGAGCTACTATCGGATAATTCGATCCTATTTGATTTGTTGGTGACGACCGGATTCCCAGAACTATCGACATCGATTACAGCAATGTCACCAGCCTTGTATTCATCAGAGAGTAGAGATTCACTTACCAGATCTTCAATTATAAGTGTGACTGCTCTTCTGAGAGGCCGAGCCCCATAGCTCCGGTCATAGCCTTGTTCGCATATCAACTCCATAATCGCTTCTGATACCTCCAGACCGATATCCAAAGAAGCCAGACGATCTTTAACTTCAAGTAGCATTATATCCAATATTTCAAGTAACTGGAACGAGGGGAAACAGTTCAGAAGTGTGATTCTCATGACTTCGAAGTTTGCATTTATATCCCAACAGatataagaaatgaaaaaaatcacTAGCCAAACCTGAGGTTTCTCAAGAGGACGAAACACCACTACTTCGTCTATTCTGTTTAGTAATTCTGGGCGGAAATAACCCTTTAGCTCTTCCACCAGCAATGCTTTCAGCCCACCATATGATGCTGACTCATCTTCATTGGTAAAAAAACCAAAGGAGTTGTGTCTGCCCTTAGCAATGGCAGCAGATCCCACGTTGGAAGTCATTACTACCAGTGCGTTTTTGAATGATACTCTTCGACCCTATTGAATGAATCTTTAGCAGATTAGTGGTGCATGAAAAAATAAGGCCATTTTCTAAATAATCATTAGTGGAAAGAAACCTGAGAGTCTGTTAGGTGACCATCTTCGAACAATTGTAGCAAGATGTTGAATATATCTGGGTGAGCTTTCTCAATCTCATCCAACAGCACAACAGTGAACGGCCGTTTTCTTATAGCTTCAGTTAGAGTGCCTCCTTCTCCATAACCGACATAGCCAGGAGGAGATCCGATTAGCTTGCTTACAGTATGCCGCTCCATATATTCACTCATGTCCAATCTTAGCATGGCAGACTCCTACAAGATAAAAGTAGAAAAGTATTTTACTTTCACAAACCTAGTCTTGATGCATTCAAATTCTCATATCAGGGTTTGAACTTGTGAAGATCATAATAAAAGAAGGTGTAGCAAGGAATGATTTTCTTACAGAACCAAAATAACTTGCTGCCAAAGCTTTAGTGAGTTCAGTTTTCCCAACACCAGTAGGGCCACAGAAGAGCATCGCAGCAATTGGTCTATCTGGGTCATTCAGGCCTACGCGGGATCTTTTCACAGCCCGACAAATAGCAGTGACAGCCTCATCTTGACCAACAACTCTTTTCTTCAGCTGCTCATCAAGGCCCACCAGAAGCATTCTATCATCAGCTGTTAGTTTGTTAACTGGGATTCCTGACCAGAATGAGGCAACAGAAGCTATATCCTCAGGCCCAACCACTGTAATTCTGCAAGAGATGTAAAGACTAAGTTCTTAGCTAATCTAGGATCAGTCAGAGATGACATAAGGCAGAACACATACTCATTATCTGAGGAAGAGGATACCAAAGACGGATTATTAATACGTCCTCCATTCTCATCCAAGCTTGAGCTGTCATCATTTTCTGCCACTGTTGTTGCCAGTGACTGGTCAAATGCAAGAGATCAGATACGGGCATTTGAATATTAGAAAGAGTCAgcagaaaatatatatatagcactTGTAACAATGCGCAAAACGTATTTAACATACTGCTTCATGCATGGCCTGCACCGTTCTAATTTCTTGCCAATAATCACTAGGTGACTTTGAAAGTACAGAAGTTCGCTCTTCCTTTTTGCGCTTGGATGCTTTCATTCGAGCTCTACTTCCAGCCTCATCGATAAGATCAATAGCTTTATCGGGAAGATGTCTATCTGGAATATATCTAGCAGACAGATGTACAGCAGCATTAATGGCCTCCAAAGTGTATAAACATTTGTGGTGGGACTCATATTTTTCACGCAAGCCCATCAGTATCTGAACAGCGTCGGCCTAGAATATGTTTGAAAATACATCAAGGAGCAATAGTCAAAATGTGACAGTTTTGAGTAATGTGTGTATCCTGATTGTCAATAAAGATGATCTCAAACCTGACTCGGTTCATTAATCAAAACAGGTTGGAATCTCCGTGCCAATGCTTTATCCTTCTCAAAATGCAAGCGGAATTCATCCATAGTTGTGGATGCGATACACTGCCACAAAGGAACAATGTTTACATCGACATCAATGTTGAAAAGGCCAGGTACTGACACCAGAGCTTGTTGTGCAGAATGCAAGTACTGTAGGTGTGCATCTTAAAGAAAATAAGCCTTCTAATGATGCTTCGACTAGAAAGAGATAAAGTATACAGCACATATAAAAGTATACAACACAGAAGCATGCACTACAGACTTCTCACCTGGAATTCACTCCGTCCAAGTGATGGTTTCAATAGATTGGCTATATCAAGACCAGAACCCTTATTTCCTCGTCCAACTGTGCCAGAACCAATAAGCGTGTGGACctcatcaataaataaaattatatttcctGAAAAGAGGCAATTCCAAGTTGAGACATGATCAAAGTTCAAAAAATCACAAACGGTCCAAACAAGCACTCACCTGACTTTTGAATCTCTTTTATTAACATGGTCACACGCCCCTCTAACTCTCCCCTCTCCTTTGCACCTGCCATTAGGAGACCTATATCCAAAGACAATATACGCTTTTCCTGGACCAAAAAAACAAGCAATATAAGGGACAAACCTCAGCAAGCAACAATATTAATAGTTAAAGAGTATCTAGCTAAGCTTATAGATTATAAATcttataatcaaataatatgcCATAGTGTGTCCGGATAAAAAATGATAGTGGAACATTAAAATGCTAGAGAGGGAAAATGTATTTAGATGGTTTAATTTACTGTTTAAAGAAGTTGGTCAAAACAGGATCATATTCTAAAAAaacatcttttcttttttacaactataatttatttttggagttTCGAAGCTTTAAGAAGATAGTTTATTAAAACCTTGTGAAGAGCTTATCAAACATCTTATAAGAAGTCGTAATAAAGTTTATAAGCTCAACAAAACACCATCTGAGTATAAAGCCATGCATTTTGACTTTCTCAAAATAACCCAGAGTGACATAACtttgtcaaatattttttcctcTGTAGAGAGCGAACCCACCGTTAGAAATAAGGGAACGGTCCCGTCAGCAATATGTAGAGCCAGTCCTTCGGCAATAGCTGTCTTTCCAACCCCAGCTTCACCAAGAAGAATTGGATTACTCTTGGTTCTTCGGCAAAGAATTTGAATGACTCTCTGTAATTCAGTATCTCGGCCAATTACAGGATCAATAGATCCCTGGCTAGCACGGGAAGTGAGATCCACACAGAATAGGTCAAGAGCTTTTTTCTCTGTAAAAAGAGCAATGAATCTCGATTTAATTACTGCGTTTAAGATTAACTTATCCAGCAACACCATAGAGCAACAAGTAATATTGATCCTGACCTGTTTCCTTTGCAGGAGAGTTTGCTTGATTGATTTTCTCAGGAAGGATGTTTCCCTGTAGCCTTTTGAATGCAGTGGAAGCTGGTTCTCTTCCCTCTTTGGCGAGCTCTCCTTGAAGTCTGGAGACTGCCACTGTTGCCAAATGGTTCACATTCACACCTAATCTGAAACCATTTCAGTCTAGTTCAAGAGATTACACATGAAAACCGCTAATCAACTATGTTATCTTCAactcaattagcataaaacaATGCCGAAAAGGAATCCCAGTGAGTTGGGAAACAGCATAGTTATTGTGATTTCAAAATTCTTCCCAGTTACATGTTGTGGCTACATGGAATAAATACATTAACATTTTTTCAGGTTTGTGTTATGAtctaattcaaaatatgtAGCACTGACTAAGAAAGCCTTAATACTTATTTGATTATAGAATTATTGTCCTGTGACCATCTCTGTCACATTACCTATGTTCCAAATAAATGGATTGAAAAATGGGAAAGCATGACCTATACACTCAATGATGCTAAAGTCGCTTGGAAGGACAAACCATTCACATCAAGGAGAATAAGGTTGGCAACATATATGCTGTGCATGCAAATAGAGAGAGAGCCAATGCCAATCACACATCCAAATGCAGACATCCACTGACCCGAGAAACTAACTGCAATCAAACAATATCTAGAAATGCACATTGAGGCACAATGAATGGTTGCTGAAAAAGCACAAACTTTTAACAAGCAAGAGAAATTTTTCTCCTTAGAAGCATGAGTCAACTTAGCACAGGACAATCCAGAAAATTATTAGCTCAATTAGCTATTACGCCACTAAAACTAGATCAAAATCCCTACATAAACTCTTAAACGCTTAACATATACAAACTAAAGTGCTACAAATTGCaagtaaagagaaaattagtactacttcTATAATACTAAAAGTCTTCAATAACAGTAGTACCTCTTAAGCACACGGCTAGCATTGCCATCATCAACGGTGAACAATCCAACAGCAATATGCTCAGGTGCTATGTAATAATACCCCATAGTCTTGGAGTACTCCACTGCAGCCTCAAACACGCGCTTGGTGCTAGCTGAAAACGCCACATCCGTAGCTGACGTCTCCGACTGCTGCAAAGTCTCCCCATCCCCGTCTTTCTGATTATCTTCCTCCCACAAACTCTGCACAGCAGCTCGTGCAGCATCAATGGTGATGCCAGATCCCAGGAATCCACCGGAGTCGCGATCCTCTGCAACGAGGCCTAGCAAGAGGTGCTGCGTGTACACCATGTCCTTGCCCATAGCTTTGGCTTCCCTCTGCGAGAACATCACCGCTTTGATCGATCTCTCCGTGAACCTCTCGAAGATTCCTGAGACCACGAAAAACGGCCGCCTCCGCCTTGGCTTCTTCAGAGCACCTGTGCAATTCCGATTCAATCCACAATTTTGAGCAAGCGAAACTCCCAAATAGGAGGAAGAATAGCTGCTGCTGGTGCTGCAAGCAGTAGAAGTGGGAGGGCAATTTGGGGAAAAGGCTACTAATTTACTGCAGCGGTGGTGAGCGGCGGATGCAGGAACACGCCGGATCGGACCGGAATTCAGCACGCAATTGACAGAGAGCGGCGGTGAACATGACACCTCCattaaattgtgaattaatttacaaaataattataaaaaaaataagattacaGCGGTTGAATGCGTGAGctaaagaagaaattgaagaagaagaagaaatgaatagaaaaatgaaatagtatgAGGTGTATATAGTAGGTGTGGCGTGTGAAAAAGGAACGCAGAAAGATGAATTTTGCGGGGAAAGGGAGAATGGAATATAGAGAAGACCACGCATCCAAAAGGCAAAACCCATTTTAAATCTTATTGGattctataaatattcaacttcCAAAGAATACTAATTTATCGTTATTTCGTTATTTCGTTATTATACCATTCATCAACAGATTTTTGGTCGGTTATGATGATTATTCTACAAACTGGATTTTATATACGGTGGTTTCTACTTTCTACTTGCAAcaattacttcattttttttaatgaacaaAACATAAGTTTATCGTTTATTTCATGATTATACCAAAAGGCAAAACCCATTTTTAATTCTTGTCGCATGAAATTAAATGTCAAAAGAAGACTAATTTATCGTTTATTTCATGATTATACCTTTCAGCTGACCAATTTTTGGTATGCATTAATTATCCTTCTAGTCTACAAagtggattttatatatggCGCATGGTTTCTACTTGGGAAGAATtacctcatttttttttatttttaatgaacaaAATAACTTCAAgtatttgatgaattttggatTCAAACGCGAGagtatctttttatattcGAAGGTGTATTTTGCTCAAGTCAACCAACCCCAGCACTTGGTCAGAATTGAGAGGAAGGATTTAATAGCTGGTTTaaatctggaccattgaataGAGAGTTGATGGATTAAATTGTAACCTTTAGATCAATTAGTCAGTTGATTGTTActgttggaaaagttagttagttttctctttccttttaAGCTGAGAAATTAGGGCTCACCTTTTGTAATTCAATTTCTCCATCAATTACAACTCAATAagatttttctctctcaaaatcaaaactccCTTCTTATGCAATTCTTGATTCCACATTAGCTTACAAATTGGCGTCGTCCGGTGGGAAGCGAGCAATTGGAGTAGATTGTGTTTCGTCCTGGAATCGAATTCACGAAGTAGGATGACTGCGAGGCTTGAAGCAGAAAAGTTCATCGGGAAAAACGACTTCGGTCTATGGCGGATGAAGATGCGCGTGATGCTCATACAACAAGGGCTGTCGGCGGTGCTTGATGAAGAGAAAGGAACGGCCGCAGCGGATCTTGATGAAAAGGTCGTGGCGAAGCGAGCTGAAATTGCGACGAAAACACACAGTGTAGTAGTGCTATGCCTTGGTGACAAGGTGCTCAGGTAGGTCGCCAAAGAAACCACGGCAGCCGGAATACTGAAGAAACTCGAGAATCTGTACCTCACAAAGTCTCTCGCCAATCAACTTTGTATGAAACAGAGGCTCTATTCGTACAAGTTCTTCCCACAAAGACTTCAATAAAGCGATCGATGATCTTGAGAACATCGACGTGATTGGCGACGAGGATAAAACAATTTTCCTCCTCAATGCTTTACCTAAATCCTACGATCATCTACGAGAGGGAAGGAACTATCAAATTCTTGGAGGTGCAATCTGCCTTAAGGGCAAAGGAGCTACAAGCGACTGGAACCAGAACAATGGATTCTGCATCCGAGAGCCTCAATATCAAAGGATCTAAGGGCAAGAAACCGTTCAAGAAGAGGAATGATGGGGCCAAGCAGCCGTGGAATGATCAGAAGGAAAGTAGAGTATGCTTTTGGTGTAAAAAATCGGGGCATCTCAAGAAGGATTGCTTTGGCTGGAAGAAGAAACAAGCCACGTCTGGAAATCAAGGTATAAATACCTTTGACTGTATTGAATCAAATAGTACAGCTGAGGTGTTAAATGTGATGGAAACAATTGATGCAGATGGTACTGTCACTCTTGGCAACAATCAAGTGTGTAGTATAATAAGAGGAATTGGGTCTATAAGGCTCAAGATGCAGAATCAGTGTGTTAAAATACTTAGTGAAATTAGGTATATACCAGAGGTGAAAAGAAATCTAATATCTTTAGGTTCACTAGAACAGAAGGGACACTTCTTTCTTTTCATCTGGTGGGAAGATGTTGGTAAAGAAGGGTGAAGATGTGGTCATGATGACTGAGAGAAGGGGTAGCCTGTACTATCTATATGCTTCTGTTATTAAGTTGCAGAAAGATGAGCAGTTGAATTTGGTAAAATCTTCAAGTCTGAAAGTGTGGCATGAAAGATTAGGCCATCCAGCTCTTGGAAGTGTCAAGGAGTTGGTTAAGAAACATATTATCTCGACTGATGAATCACAAGAAGTTCAGCCTTGCCAAGACTGCATCAAAGGGAAAGCAACAAAGCTGCCATACCCTGTGAGTAAGCAACATCTTCTGCTCCTCTGGATTATAAACATAGTGACTTGTGGGGACCAACATCAGTGAATACTATAGGATGAGGTAGATATTACATGACGTTCATTGATGATTATTCAAGGAAAACTtggatatatattttgaaagaaaaatcagaGGCATTTGTTAAGTTTAAGGAGTGGTGCACTGAGGTTAAGCTAGAAAAAGACTGCAAAGTGAAATGCCTCAGAACAGATAATGGACTTAAGTATTTGTCGAAGAGCTTTGATGATTTCTGCAAGCAAATGGGGATCAAAAGGTATAGAACGGTTCCTTTGAACCCTCAACAGAATAGAGTGGCAGAAAGAGCAAATAGAACCATTGTTGAGAGGATAAGATGTATGCTATTTTCTTCAGGGCTGGGAAAAAGGTTCTAGGGGGAAGCAACTTCTACTGCTGTTTATATGATGAATAAGTGTCCCTCAAGCAGCATCAATGGTGATACCCCAGATTACAGATGGTTTGACAGACATGCAAGATATATCAATCTGAAAATCTTTGGCTATATAGTTTTTGCTCATGTGAAGCAAGGTAAATTGGATCATAAGGCATTAATGTAAGTGATGTTGGGATACCAAAAAGGGGTCAAGGGGTATAGATTGTGGTGCATAGAGCCTGGAAACCACAAAATAGTGATCAACAGAGATGttatatttatggaaaatgaCATGCCATTTCTGAATAAAGGGGGTTCTTCTGATGCAGTTAGAGTTGTAGCATATGATGGAACTGATTTTGAGGTGGAGCCTGCAGATAAACAGTCTGCAATGCAAGATCAAAGTGAGGGTGATTCTGATACAGACACTGATCACACAGCCTCTGAATATACAGAGGATTCTGCTGATAATTCTGATGTTCCAGTAAATACTCAAGAGGATTTAAGCAACTACCAGCTAACAAGGGATAGAGCTGGAAGAGTTGGAAGGCCACCAAACGGGTTCTCTAATTCTGAAATGGTCTTCTATGCATTACTTGCTGCAGAAGAAATTGAGCTTGAGGAGCCTCTCACATATAAAGAAGCCATGCGAAGCAAAGATAAAGACAAGTGGATGCAGgcaatgagagagaaaatgaacTCTCTGATCAGAAACAAGACTTGGGTTCTTGTGAAAAAAGTGGAAGGAAGGAAGTTAATTACTTGCAAGTGGATTTTTAAAAGGAAGATTGAAGCAGATGACTCTATCATATATAAGGCCAGGCTGGTGGCTAGAGGATTCATTCAAGAATATGAGATTGATTACAATGAGGTGTTTTCACCTGTGGTGAAACACAGTTCCATAAGAATGATGATATTAGTTGTAGCAAGGAACAATTGGGTGCTTGAGCACATGTATGTGAAAACGGCCTTCCTTAATGGTGAGTTGGAGGAGACTATTTACATGGCCCAGCCAGAGGGCTTTGTTGTACCGGGGGAAGAATTGAAGGTCTGCAAGTTGAGTGAAAGTATCTATGGCTTCAAGCAAGCTAGCAGGCAGTGGCACAAGAAGTTTAACTCTCTCATGTTAGCTTGTGGTTTCACTAGATCCAAATATGATTCCTATGTATATTTCAAGAAGAAAGATGGAGTACTAGTAGCCTATCTACTGTTATATGTAGATAACATGCTCATTGCATGAGCTTGCAGGAAAGAGTGGAGCAAGTGAAAGAGGATCTGAGGTCTGGTTTTGACATGAAGGACCTTGGATCAGCTAGAAAGATACTGGGAATGAGTATAATCAGGGATAGAAAGTAGGGAAGTATCTGGCTTGGTCAGTCTAATTACATATTGAAGATGCTGAAAAGGTTTAAGATTGATAATCTTAAGGAGAGTGCAACACCTCTGGCACaacacttcaaattttcatccaGCCAGAAGCCTCAAGATGAAAGAGAAAGGAAGGAGATGGAGGTAATCCCTTATGCTAACATGATTGGTAGTGTAATGTACGCAATGGTCTGCACAAGGCCAGACATTGCACAAGCTGTGAGCTTGACCAGTACGTTCATGGCAGA
The nucleotide sequence above comes from Salvia hispanica cultivar TCC Black 2014 chromosome 5, UniMelb_Shisp_WGS_1.0, whole genome shotgun sequence. Encoded proteins:
- the LOC125188674 gene encoding U2 small nuclear ribonucleoprotein A', which gives rise to MVRLTADLIWKSPHFFNAVRERELDLRGNKIAVIENVGATEDQFDTVDLSDNEIVKLENFPLMNRLGTLLLNNNRITRITPNLGEFLPKLHTLVLTNNRLTNLAEIDPLASLPKLQFLSLLDNSITKKPNYRLYVIHKLKSLRVLDFKKVKQKERAEAKILFASEEAEEEVKRESAKVVPAETLSTQESAREQQTSKPAAPTPEQILAIKAAIVNSQTLEEVARLEQALKSGQLPAEFNIGDDNAPNGEATEQEDNMITEEKETNNELKESESEEKKDDTSAMEEE
- the LOC125189155 gene encoding chaperone protein ClpD, chloroplastic — protein: MEVSCSPPLSVNCVLNSGPIRRVPASAAHHRCSKLVAFSPNCPPTSTACSTSSSYSSSYLGVSLAQNCGLNRNCTGALKKPRRRRPFFVVSGIFERFTERSIKAVMFSQREAKAMGKDMVYTQHLLLGLVAEDRDSGGFLGSGITIDAARAAVQSLWEEDNQKDGDGETLQQSETSATDVAFSASTKRVFEAAVEYSKTMGYYYIAPEHIAVGLFTVDDGNASRVLKRLGVNVNHLATVAVSRLQGELAKEGREPASTAFKRLQGNILPEKINQANSPAKETEKKALDLFCVDLTSRASQGSIDPVIGRDTELQRVIQILCRRTKSNPILLGEAGVGKTAIAEGLALHIADGTVPLFLTEKRILSLDIGLLMAGAKERGELEGRVTMLIKEIQKSGNIILFIDEVHTLIGSGTVGRGNKGSGLDIANLLKPSLGRSEFQCIASTTMDEFRLHFEKDKALARRFQPVLINEPSQADAVQILMGLREKYESHHKCLYTLEAINAAVHLSARYIPDRHLPDKAIDLIDEAGSRARMKASKRKKEERTSVLSKSPSDYWQEIRTVQAMHEASLATTVAENDDSSSLDENGGRINNPSLVSSSSDNEITVVGPEDIASVASFWSGIPVNKLTADDRMLLVGLDEQLKKRVVGQDEAVTAICRAVKRSRVGLNDPDRPIAAMLFCGPTGVGKTELTKALAASYFGSESAMLRLDMSEYMERHTVSKLIGSPPGYVGYGEGGTLTEAIRKRPFTVVLLDEIEKAHPDIFNILLQLFEDGHLTDSQGRRVSFKNALVVMTSNVGSAAIAKGRHNSFGFFTNEDESASYGGLKALLVEELKGYFRPELLNRIDEVVVFRPLEKPQLLEILDIMLLEVKDRLASLDIGLEVSEAIMELICEQGYDRSYGARPLRRAVTLIIEDLVSESLLSDEYKAGDIAVIDVDSSGNPVVTNKSNRIELSDSSSKL